Proteins from a genomic interval of Alphaproteobacteria bacterium:
- the dnaN gene encoding DNA polymerase III subunit beta yields MIPEIFPIPSYDPLHFVTEKAALLKALTHCQGVVERRNTVPILAHIHIEAQGKKVKITATDLEIACIETLSANVHTSGRATVSAQLLFDVVRKLPDGAEIELKANEDGGSLHLQSGRSSYNFACLPASEFPFMTTENLSCTFKLHAAELSQLIDKTRFSMSTEETRYYLNGICFHATADGYLRAIATDGLRLAQAQVELPEEAKSMPQVIISRKTINEIRKLIEEAAEEVTLSFSENQVRFVVGNSILISRLIEGKFPDYEKVIPVGNDKVIDLNARSFADSVDRISIMSTDKLRPVKMRIGNSVLTMSAHSTDTGNAVEELEVAYKGEPLDFGFNARYVLDVTQQIASGTLQFLVGDETQAIIAKDANDNSALYVLMPMRV; encoded by the coding sequence ATGATACCGGAAATTTTCCCCATTCCTAGCTATGATCCCCTTCACTTTGTCACGGAGAAAGCCGCTCTCCTGAAAGCATTAACCCACTGCCAAGGCGTTGTGGAACGGCGCAACACGGTGCCGATTTTGGCTCATATTCATATTGAAGCCCAAGGTAAAAAAGTCAAAATTACCGCTACGGACTTAGAAATTGCGTGCATCGAAACTCTCTCTGCCAACGTTCATACGAGCGGCCGAGCCACTGTTTCTGCCCAACTCCTTTTTGATGTGGTCAGAAAACTTCCCGATGGTGCCGAAATTGAACTAAAGGCTAATGAAGATGGAGGATCTCTTCATTTACAGTCTGGACGGTCTTCTTATAACTTTGCTTGTTTGCCTGCCTCTGAATTCCCTTTCATGACGACAGAAAATCTCTCCTGCACCTTTAAACTTCATGCAGCAGAGCTCTCTCAACTGATTGATAAAACACGTTTTTCCATGTCAACAGAAGAGACGCGTTATTATTTAAATGGGATTTGTTTCCATGCCACAGCTGATGGCTACCTTAGAGCCATTGCCACCGATGGTTTGCGCCTTGCCCAGGCTCAAGTTGAACTGCCTGAGGAAGCCAAGAGCATGCCTCAAGTTATTATTTCTCGGAAAACCATTAATGAAATTCGTAAGCTTATTGAAGAGGCGGCCGAAGAAGTCACTTTATCCTTTTCAGAAAATCAGGTGCGCTTCGTTGTGGGCAACTCTATCTTAATATCTCGCCTCATTGAAGGAAAATTCCCTGATTATGAAAAAGTGATCCCCGTTGGAAATGATAAAGTTATCGATCTCAATGCTCGCTCCTTTGCGGACAGTGTCGACCGGATATCCATCATGTCCACAGATAAATTACGTCCAGTAAAAATGCGTATTGGTAATTCTGTTCTAACCATGTCTGCCCACAGTACGGATACGGGAAACGCTGTAGAAGAACTCGAAGTGGCTTATAAGGGCGAGCCCCTTGATTTCGGCTTTAATGCACGCTATGTCTTGGATGTCACTCAACAAATTGCGAGCGGCACTTTGCAGTTTCTTGTGGGAGATGAAACCCAAGCTATCATCGCCAAGGATGCGAATGATAATTCTGCTCTTTATGTTTTGATGCCTATGCGCGTGTAA
- a CDS encoding MFS transporter gives MWLETFGLNYTTIGFFGLLHLPYSLKFLWAPLLDHVPLPYLKRYLGQRRSWLCVTQATAIFGLLAMSFLDPIENLKTFVTCGFLVTFSAASQHILLLAYQMESLTPENWGIGEGMSVFAYRMAILTGGAGALYLASFLSWPEVYLLLSSLMLVGFIAVLIIKEPESFSSFHNHHLVNWTEWLTFAFIGPFKNFMSQKGWLAILVFMLLYRLPENLLAMMQTLFLLDLGFTYVEISSVAKVFGLGASILGSIVGGYAIRLYGYKKTLLWATITHGLSCILFLLQQKMGSNLSFLYCTIGIEHFFSGVALTAFFSYQLTCCSLQFAATQLALLTSIASLSHTLTAPLSGALIDEFGWTPYLVVVILASIPGILCVKYIPYNRP, from the coding sequence GTGTGGCTTGAAACCTTTGGCCTTAATTATACAACCATTGGATTCTTTGGTCTCTTGCACCTCCCCTACTCCCTTAAATTTTTATGGGCCCCTCTTTTAGACCATGTCCCTCTCCCTTATCTTAAGCGGTATTTGGGGCAACGGCGCAGCTGGCTTTGTGTCACCCAAGCTACAGCCATTTTCGGCCTCTTAGCCATGAGTTTTTTGGATCCTATAGAGAATCTCAAAACCTTTGTTACTTGCGGCTTTCTCGTCACCTTTTCTGCTGCCAGCCAGCACATCCTACTTCTCGCCTATCAAATGGAATCCTTAACCCCCGAGAATTGGGGCATCGGAGAGGGCATGAGTGTTTTTGCTTATCGCATGGCGATTCTCACAGGAGGTGCCGGCGCCCTTTACCTTGCGAGTTTTTTGTCCTGGCCAGAGGTTTATCTTCTCCTTTCAAGCCTTATGCTTGTTGGATTTATTGCTGTCCTGATCATCAAAGAACCCGAGTCCTTTTCATCCTTTCACAATCACCATCTTGTGAATTGGACCGAATGGCTTACATTTGCATTTATTGGCCCTTTTAAAAATTTTATGAGCCAAAAAGGTTGGCTTGCAATCCTTGTGTTTATGCTACTTTACCGATTGCCGGAAAACCTTTTGGCTATGATGCAAACCCTTTTTCTCCTGGATTTAGGCTTTACTTATGTGGAAATCAGCTCCGTCGCCAAAGTTTTTGGTCTTGGCGCCAGCATCTTAGGGAGTATTGTTGGGGGCTATGCCATTCGCCTTTATGGCTATAAGAAAACCCTTTTATGGGCGACTATCACCCATGGGCTTTCTTGTATTCTTTTTCTGCTACAACAAAAAATGGGCTCTAATCTTAGCTTTCTTTATTGCACGATTGGTATAGAGCATTTCTTTAGTGGGGTGGCCCTTACCGCCTTTTTCTCTTATCAACTCACCTGCTGTAGCCTCCAATTCGCAGCCACCCAGTTGGCTCTTTTGACCTCAATCGCAAGTCTTAGTCACACCCTCACAGCACCTCTCTCAGGCGCCCTGATCGATGAATTTGGGTGGACGCCGTATTTAGTCGTTGTTATTCTTGCCTCCATACCAGGAATCCTTTGTGTCAAATATATTCCTTATAATCGGCCATAG